The following is a genomic window from Bradysia coprophila strain Holo2 chromosome IV unlocalized genomic scaffold, BU_Bcop_v1 contig_5, whole genome shotgun sequence.
TAGGAAGCGAAAAATCCCTAAATCAGATTAGCCGGACTTCCGTTTACTCACAGTTTAcgccacaacaatggaaataGAGAGAGAAAgcatttttcattgttgtaGCGTAAACGGTGAGTAGTCGGAGTGAAGCGCGGATTAAGTTTAAATAGAACCGATTGTTGGAAAATCTAGCAACGCAACATTGCACCAACCACCAGTCCGTTTAGCtcgtaaaagattttacgtgttacggcatgtttcattttcatttgcattgcctaatcacgtaaagcattgtacttacgaggttacAAGTTGTTAtctgacaagtggggaatacagtcctccccttcgggtcgggctgtaacaccccacttatcaaatacacaacttggaacagaaaaaatcttttactaaaatctatggagaacaaaaaaacttaaatcaaAGCGATATGCTCGCCGTCTATGAAAGGTTACCTCGCCTTATGTTAAATCATGTAGGTATTTCAAATCATGTACTTTTCAACGCAAATGAAACTTAAAATCAAACTGTTTATGTATCTAGAGTCACACTTTACGTACCTGAATGAACTACGTACTTCAACGTTTACGAAATACGTTTCTAGTTTCAACATAAAGTCATCGCAtcgtagtctacctctatgatCGCACCTATAACTGTATATCGACCAATATCAGTCAGTAATAGATTCTATGTATGTATTATACAGAATCTTACTAgcccccaccttttgggcgggtcaggtcccttgactggcaattttattaatatatttttaatcaatttcattttattttccgttgttaaacttccaaaacatcacaaataactgatatGAAAACCTTCGCTTGAGAccaaattgtttggaaaaatactttttgtgtTCTCAATTTTCCACTCGTATGAGTATATTATTCTGTTTCATAGTCTTATTGACGTTAACGTTAATCAGAAGTAAGTGATGCGAGAATGTAAAACGATTAGAGGACTCTTTCaatttgatacaaaaaaaaaaacgatagatGTTCTTGGTTCTTCTCTTgcttttatgtaattttaaaaAGGAAGTCCCCCAAAACTAACTGCATtcacaatttgaataaaatataacGATTCGtgcgaattacggccctcgcttcgctctggccacacACTCGTGtcagttttaaagttttatgtttgattgtttttttaacGTCATTCCATACCATAGAGTATAACTCTATGTTCCATACAAGGTCCATATGGGCCcatttatttaccttggttccatacataaaattttctacattttttatgCCATGGCGTGAAATCTGCTacttttatcgataatatcaatcgaaagaaattatcgataatcgattaatcatatcgttatcgataatttaataattatcgataattatcaaaatatcggaatatatcgaaaaatatcggattttcggaccgaaatatcgatatatcgaattatcgatatcttgataattatcaaaatatcaataatcgatattttttttgataattttcgataaaaaaaagtcgataattatcgataatcattatcattatcgcccatgcctaaacaattccatttttcttaacatttaatacaaattttgggacaaacattttagggtattttagGGAATTAACACATTAAGACTTTCATCTGTTACCAACAACGCCATGAACAAACGACAAAATCTGACCAATGCGGTATTACATATGTAGAAGAgcatgtttaaacaaatgaagtaaaagatttgaaatgtaatagatCCAATAGTAAAATTGCTGATATTCTTGCCGAATGTGCCTGTTAAATATCCAAAGTGTGCTCAATATATGGAATTTCCTTCTAAATCTAATCATCTGCAGCACtttaattgtttgtttgaGGCTGTCGCGATAATTCAgcgtttcttctttttctcactttcacaaaaaaaacttccgtGTTCTCTTCtagaaatatgaaactttttatttctgCATTCGTTACATACACATTGTAGGATACGACATTCAAACTTATGTATTATTGTAGTCGATAACGCAATTTTCAGTACACACGTACGTTTACAAGAGTTTTCTGCTTGAATTTCACCCAAAAATACTTCTAAGAGTATTCTAATAAGAAGAGACTGGAAGCTTTAGGACACATTTGGGAGTTTTCTGGATGAGATTACTATATAACTATATAACAGATAAAACAcctcaaattttttcatagtacttgAGTAAACATAATAGAATAGTGCGAAGCGAACTATACAGAATTTTATCGATATGAGTAATAACAACGACAACactcaattaaaatattatttcgcaATTTCGTGTAAACCATTTAACTAGTATTGTTTATATTGGTGAATCACATAATCTTTGACAcctttttggaaataaaagtGACCATTTGTTGTAAGTCCAGAATTcttcaattgaaaatcgtCGTAACTTCATCAGCGTAACGATCGATCACAGAGCAACACACATTTGTTAAAAGTGAAAAACGATTTCTGTTCCGGTCTAAATAGATTTATTATGGTCAAACActtcacaaaaacatttttcatttaaatttctccATTGTTCTCACACAAATTCTTTCAAATCGTATGTGGGTGTGCAACAAGTCCCAACAATCTACCGCGGATGTGGATAGCCACCACTTTGATGAGGCAATATTGATGCCTGAGTATGAGTAATCACTATCGATCCTTGTTGCGGCATTACTGGTCCATGATGCGGTGATCCATGGTGATGGGGACCATGATGATGTGGACCATGATGATGTGGACCATGATTAGGAGGACCATGATGAGGAGGGCCATGATGATGTGGACCATGATGTTGTGGACTATGACGATGTGGAACATGATGATGTGGGCCATGATGAGAACCATGGTGATGTGGACCGTGATGTCCATGCTGCCCATGGTGATGAGGGCCATGATGAGGATGATGACCGTGATGTCTGTGTTGTGATTGCTAAAAATTTTAGATATTTAATTAGAAGGCTGTAATCTATTttctaacaaattttcttactCCGTCGCCCATTTTATTTGCTTTCTGTATAGTGAATATATCGTCAACCACACTGTTTCTACAATCGACTGGCtcggttgaaatttatttccacAATAAGTTAATGCAACAGTGAGTTTgtatatttataataattccattcgaattgcaattaattttttttgttgcgatAAGATAAACTGCGACGAATTCATTTACTCGTAAAGCGATAAAATTGGTGAATCACATTGTTGTCATATCAATTATGTGTAATTAGGTAAATGGTCTCTTCACATGAACTCAGGAAGAGAATAGAGTGTTTTTTTGTGCTCGTTCAATTTTACACTTGGACGGTTTTAAAATTGTGCAAGTTACGTATCAACTAGCAGAATTCAAACATCGCATTTGTTCTCTATTAATATTTAGATATTAACGTTTCACATATGGAAAGCATGTCGCTAAGACCTCCTAATTTTACAGGTCTATCAAGTCTTTGTATTTTCTTGGTATAAAGAAGAAATATAAGATATGTCGGGGTAGAGGCAGAGGTACATAGGCTAAAAATAGTTCAGTTCATAGTAGAATTGTGAAATTTGGACCATCCTGTCACTCTGATTCGAAAACGATTGGCATACCTTGGAAAAATCCCACTCAGCGCCCACCACCCACTTTTTGGGTGGAATTAGTTTTATAGGGTTAGATAGATTTTTAATcttaattcccttgactgaaagtcaataccgaaaataccgaaaaatgtgggtaacaaaaaggttcactgtgattgaaaatgtatgaaatgctatgaaaaacgttaaatgtgggtaacaaaaaatcgttgagggcacgataacttgagtaattctcaaccaattttgatgattcttttttttaaatacgtggaattaaaatcccgaggctaagttcgaagatgggctatgtaggactaaggatctggaagctatccgagaaaaacgggattttatactgttgattgatcatagcctcaattaaaaaagattactttgatgaaatttgattttgtttggtagtgtgggtaaatcatataagtttgttttcgacgtgcatggaactagtaggaagaataatttcatcattcgatgCCCATCTTCTAACGTGTAAACATCTAttgctaacaacttgatacttgactatcaaatttgatagttgactatcaaatctgatagttgactatcaaatctgatagttgactaacaacttgatagttgactaatcaaatttgatatttgactatcaaatttgatatttgactaaaaacttgatagttgactatcaaatttgatagttgactatcaaatttgatagttgactaacaacttgatagttgactatcaaatttgatagttgactaacaacttgatagttgactatcaaatttgatagttgactaacaacttgacagttgactatcaaatttgatagttgactatcaagttgtttcAACTTGTTAGTCATTTATCAAGTAGGTAGTTTTTTACTCCCTTTACAAGCACATCTTACGCCAGCAAAATGCCTGTTATCAAATTAgcacactttgattaaaaagtgcaagaaattttaataaaaaagttaaatttttgcagggagatgcgggaaatcagaaacaaaactacattttatatttacatctttaaaaaaaaatttctatttaaaatcgcttgataagattttagtgtagacaattgagtcgtacaactttactattgcatagaaaaataggtcagcatcctcttaaattttttgtgtaacagtaacttattaaccgtacgaagaaacacctttggatttttggctaaaacatgaagaatcgaattttttaactgtgaaaattctatgtctccagtttcgtggctgatcacaatgtgaatgtgagatactctcagagttctacaacaaccaaatacaaagtatacagtagaaggttccaaaaataaccaaataaaattgtaccatgtcatacaaatcgaaacactccgatccgaaacatgtttcgaagacTCTGCAGAATTCTGCGAATCTTGAAGACAGTGATACCgtacatcaaatgcaatggaagcgaagggaaaatgaattttgcctggtttatggtcctcatagacagaggacctcggcattgcacgatatttgtttctaaatttggtcacccatgtcaaaaatggtctaaaatatcagtcgatactgtccagaatctggaaataatctgcaattctggaaaaattggtcacttacatcaaacgcaatggaggcgaaatgaaatttaattttgtctggttTATGGCATACATGGACAGAGGACCtgggcattgcacgatatttattccaaaacaggGTCACCCATATCAAAAATAGCGTGAAAAATGGGTAAATAAACCGTCGTTACCGTGCAATATTGCACGGTATCGACTGATTTCAAACTAATATTTC
Proteins encoded in this region:
- the LOC119071817 gene encoding histidine-rich glycoprotein-like isoform X2, with protein sequence MGDGQSQHRHHGHHPHHGPHHHGQHGHHGPHHHGSHHGPQHHGPHHHGPPHHGPPNHGPHHHGPHHHGPHHHGSPHHGPVMPQQGSIVITHTQASILPHQSGGYPHPR
- the LOC119071817 gene encoding uncharacterized histidine-rich protein DDB_G0274557-like isoform X3 translates to MGDGQSQHRHHGHHPHHGPHHHGQHGHHGPHHHGSHHGPHHHVPPHHGPPNHGPHHHGPHHHGPHHHGSPHHGPVMPQQGSIVITHTQASILPHQSGGYPHPR
- the LOC119071817 gene encoding histidine-rich glycoprotein-like isoform X1 is translated as MGDGQSQHRHHGHHPHHGPHHHGQHGHHGPHHHGSHHGPHHHVPHRHSPQHHGPHHHGPPHHGPPNHGPHHHGPHHHGPHHHGSPHHGPVMPQQGSIVITHTQASILPHQSGGYPHPR